In Desulfobaccales bacterium, one DNA window encodes the following:
- a CDS encoding flagellar basal body L-ring protein FlgH, which produces MRGEKFLGVALLIISLGMAGGCEAVRPAARLPEAPLVATPLPPLPPPEEGSLWQDRQPHGLIADRRAQQVGDLITISITEAAKASEIANTETSKTAGVKTTIGSLFGLSFPMKAFTNKEVNVDSALEGTVGNTSKGEGKTERQSTFTTFLTARVIQVLPNQNLVVQGRRHLRVNNETEVVTLTGIVRPADIDRNNTVPSTKLAEARLEISGVGVVSDKQRQGWLTRILDHLWPL; this is translated from the coding sequence AGAGGGGAAAAATTTCTCGGTGTCGCCCTCCTGATCATCTCGCTGGGCATGGCCGGCGGGTGCGAGGCCGTCCGCCCTGCGGCCCGGTTGCCCGAGGCGCCCCTGGTGGCCACGCCGCTCCCCCCCCTGCCGCCGCCTGAAGAAGGCTCCCTGTGGCAGGACCGGCAGCCCCACGGGCTCATCGCCGACCGGCGGGCCCAGCAGGTGGGGGATCTCATCACCATCAGCATCACCGAGGCGGCCAAGGCCAGCGAGATCGCCAATACCGAGACCTCCAAGACTGCGGGGGTGAAGACCACCATCGGCTCCCTCTTCGGGCTGAGCTTCCCCATGAAGGCCTTCACCAACAAGGAGGTCAACGTGGACTCGGCTCTCGAGGGCACCGTGGGCAACACCTCCAAAGGGGAAGGCAAGACGGAGCGCCAGAGCACCTTCACCACCTTCCTCACCGCCCGGGTCATCCAGGTGCTCCCCAACCAGAACCTGGTGGTCCAGGGGCGGCGGCATCTCAGGGTCAACAACGAAACCGAGGTGGTGACGCTCACCGGCATCGTCCGGCCCGCGGACATCGACCGCAACAACACTGTGCCCTCCACCAAGCTGGCGGAGGCCCGCCTGGAGATCTCCGGCGTGGGAGTGGTCTCCGACAAGCAGCGCCAGGGCTGGCTCACCCGCATCCTGGACCATCTCTGGCCCTTGTAA
- a CDS encoding flagellar basal body P-ring protein FlgI, translated as MKTSLRLRRRSGAGWAGPRRLLWLAVVLGSLLAAPGLAGSPAWAIRLKDIASFKGVRPNQLVGNGLVVGLNGTGDGTNVDFNTQELANFLSQLGVQASRDKLKVKNIAAVVVTATLPPFARVGSRIDVLVSSIGDAKSLQGGTLLLTPLKGVDGQVYALAQGPVTVGGFTAGGQAGGGVTKNHPTAGRIANGATVEREIPLDLLGKDEFTLTLHEADFTTSQRAVQAINRHLKGNYAHSRDGATIVIKLPPGYKDRVVPLLAALENLEVTPDAPAKVVIDERNGTVVMGAMVRLSTVAIAHGNLVVQIKESPRVSQPLPFSQGQTVVTPESTVSVKEGENRLMVLPEGVSIGQVVQALNAIGVTPRDLIAILQAIKAAGALQAELEII; from the coding sequence ATGAAGACGTCGTTGCGTTTGCGGAGAAGGTCAGGGGCGGGATGGGCGGGTCCCCGGCGTCTTCTGTGGCTCGCCGTGGTGCTGGGGAGTCTCCTGGCCGCGCCGGGGCTGGCCGGCTCTCCGGCCTGGGCCATCCGCCTCAAGGACATCGCCTCCTTCAAAGGGGTGCGTCCCAATCAGCTGGTGGGAAACGGCCTGGTGGTGGGCTTAAACGGCACCGGCGACGGCACCAACGTGGATTTCAACACCCAGGAACTGGCCAATTTCTTAAGCCAGCTGGGGGTGCAGGCTTCCAGGGACAAGCTCAAGGTGAAAAACATCGCCGCGGTGGTGGTCACCGCCACCCTCCCCCCCTTCGCCCGGGTGGGCTCCCGCATTGACGTGCTGGTCTCCTCCATCGGCGATGCCAAAAGCCTCCAGGGCGGCACGCTGCTGCTCACGCCCCTGAAAGGCGTGGACGGCCAGGTCTATGCCCTGGCCCAGGGGCCGGTGACCGTGGGGGGCTTCACCGCCGGCGGCCAGGCCGGGGGCGGGGTCACCAAGAACCACCCCACCGCCGGGCGCATCGCCAACGGCGCCACCGTGGAGCGGGAGATCCCCCTGGATTTGCTGGGCAAGGATGAATTCACCCTCACCCTGCACGAGGCGGATTTCACCACCTCCCAGCGGGCGGTGCAGGCCATCAACCGGCATCTCAAGGGTAACTACGCCCACTCCCGGGACGGCGCCACCATCGTCATCAAGCTGCCCCCGGGCTACAAGGACCGGGTGGTGCCCCTGTTGGCCGCCCTGGAGAACCTGGAGGTCACCCCGGACGCGCCCGCCAAGGTGGTCATTGACGAACGCAACGGCACCGTGGTCATGGGGGCCATGGTGCGCCTCTCCACCGTGGCCATCGCCCACGGCAATCTGGTGGTGCAGATCAAGGAGAGTCCCCGGGTCTCCCAGCCCCTGCCCTTCTCCCAGGGCCAGACCGTGGTCACCCCGGAGAGCACGGTGAGTGTCAAGGAAGGGGAAAACCGCCTCATGGTCCTCCCCGAGGGGGTGAGCATCGGCCAGGTGGTGCAGGCCTTGAACGCCATCGGCGTCACCCCCCGGGACCTCATCGCCATTCTCCAGGCCATCAAGGCCGCCGGGGCGCTCCAGGCGGAGCTGGAGATCATCTAA
- the flgK gene encoding flagellar hook-associated protein FlgK → MSGITAILDIAMRALAAEQLGVEVTSHNVANVNTPGYSRQKVNYVTAYPVPSPWGPLGNGVKVQGIERAFDPFIAARLDQQSATLSQYRTLAAQLEQVAGLFNETQAGGLTEHLSAFFAAWHDLADHPVGAGERQALFQEALSLTEAFAYRADQLVAARTSLTQQLAPVIEEINAHARRIAELNREIQISEANGQQANDLRDQRQREISALAELVGIRTFTTTDGMVNVTLANGVTLTQGVQAWSLAFEITPADTVAILWQGPGGLTQDLTAGLSGGRLTALFAMRDQLIPRYQNDLDELARELIFAVNELHSQGTGLTLAASQSGIYAVTDPALPLNAAGLPFGERLTAGSVTLVVERAGQPVAQTTLAFDPAMSLNDLITAINTDAALAGLITASEADGRLVLTAAVPGDTLGFGEDTAHLWASLGLNTFFTGDKAYTFGVNPWVLADAGAIASGRLNPDGTRAPGDNRTALALADLETAPAGPDGLTFAAAYERLVSSLGLEGESARNQADFFQAVVDQLTRMRDAVSGVSLDEELANLIKFQRAYQAAARLITIADELYETLLGIKR, encoded by the coding sequence ATGTCCGGCATCACCGCCATCCTGGACATCGCCATGCGAGCCCTGGCCGCCGAGCAGCTCGGGGTGGAGGTCACCAGCCATAATGTGGCCAACGTCAACACCCCCGGCTACTCCCGGCAGAAGGTGAACTATGTCACCGCCTATCCGGTGCCCTCCCCCTGGGGGCCCCTGGGAAACGGCGTCAAAGTGCAAGGAATCGAACGGGCCTTCGACCCCTTCATCGCCGCCCGCCTGGATCAGCAAAGCGCCACTTTAAGCCAATACCGCACCCTGGCGGCCCAGCTGGAGCAGGTGGCCGGCCTCTTCAATGAAACCCAGGCCGGCGGTTTGACCGAGCATCTGTCTGCCTTTTTCGCCGCCTGGCACGACTTGGCGGACCATCCCGTGGGGGCCGGGGAGCGCCAGGCCCTATTCCAGGAGGCCTTGAGCCTCACCGAGGCCTTTGCTTACCGCGCCGATCAGCTGGTGGCGGCCCGCACCTCCCTCACCCAGCAATTGGCTCCCGTCATCGAGGAAATCAACGCCCATGCCCGGCGCATCGCCGAGCTCAACCGGGAGATCCAGATCTCCGAGGCCAACGGGCAGCAGGCCAATGATCTCCGGGACCAGCGGCAGCGGGAAATCAGCGCCCTGGCGGAGCTTGTGGGCATCCGCACCTTCACCACCACCGATGGCATGGTGAACGTCACCTTGGCCAATGGCGTCACCCTCACCCAGGGAGTGCAGGCCTGGAGCCTGGCCTTCGAGATCACCCCGGCGGACACCGTGGCGATCTTGTGGCAGGGCCCCGGGGGCCTCACCCAGGACCTCACCGCAGGCCTGAGCGGCGGCCGCCTCACCGCCCTCTTTGCCATGCGGGATCAGCTCATTCCCCGGTATCAAAACGACCTGGATGAACTGGCCCGGGAGCTCATCTTCGCCGTGAATGAGCTTCACAGCCAGGGCACCGGCCTCACCCTGGCCGCCTCTCAGAGCGGCATCTATGCGGTGACCGACCCCGCCCTGCCCCTCAACGCCGCCGGCCTGCCCTTCGGCGAGCGCCTCACCGCCGGCAGCGTGACCTTGGTGGTGGAGCGGGCAGGCCAGCCCGTGGCCCAGACCACCCTGGCCTTTGACCCGGCCATGTCCTTGAATGATCTCATCACCGCCATCAACACCGATGCGGCGCTGGCGGGGCTTATCACCGCCAGCGAGGCGGACGGCCGCCTGGTGCTCACCGCCGCAGTCCCCGGGGATACCCTGGGGTTTGGCGAGGACACCGCTCATCTCTGGGCAAGCTTGGGTCTTAATACCTTCTTCACCGGGGACAAAGCCTATACTTTCGGGGTCAATCCGTGGGTGCTGGCGGATGCCGGGGCCATTGCCAGCGGCCGCCTCAACCCCGACGGCACCCGGGCCCCCGGGGACAACCGCACCGCCCTGGCCCTGGCGGATCTGGAGACGGCCCCGGCCGGTCCCGATGGCCTCACCTTTGCCGCCGCCTACGAGCGCCTGGTGAGCTCCCTGGGCCTGGAGGGCGAAAGCGCCAGGAATCAAGCCGACTTTTTCCAGGCGGTGGTGGACCAGCTCACCCGCATGCGGGATGCGGTCTCCGGGGTATCCCTGGATGAGGAGCTGGCCAACCTCATCAAATTCCAGCGGGCCTATCAGGCCGCGGCCCGCCTCATCACCATCGCCGACGAGCTCTACGAAACCCTCCTGGGCATCAAACGATAG
- the csrA gene encoding carbon storage regulator CsrA, which translates to MLILTRKAGEGLYIGDHIRITVVEIRGKQIRLGIEAPEQVVVLREEIYHRIREQNLRAAGVAPLDVKEIAQLWRQEKDHESQPPNPTT; encoded by the coding sequence GTGCTGATTCTGACCCGCAAAGCCGGAGAAGGCCTGTACATCGGTGATCACATCCGCATCACCGTGGTGGAAATCCGGGGCAAGCAGATCCGCCTCGGTATCGAAGCGCCGGAACAAGTGGTCGTCCTCAGGGAAGAGATCTATCACCGCATCCGGGAACAGAACCTCCGGGCTGCGGGAGTGGCGCCCCTGGACGTCAAAGAGATCGCCCAGCTGTGGAGGCAGGAAAAGGACCATGAGTCCCAACCCCCAAACCCAACCACCTGA
- a CDS encoding flagellar assembly protein FliW, whose protein sequence is MSPNPQTQPPEPPPVTVETRNFGPLVVQPEQILEFRPGLLGFADHTRYVLIERPQDAPFLWLQSVERPDLAFVVVDPVLFFPHYQPARRSQVLKEVEAQSPDEVKVLVIVTIPPGRPQEMTVNLMGPLVINLRTRRGRQVVLEDQRLSHRQPLLPASET, encoded by the coding sequence ATGAGTCCCAACCCCCAAACCCAACCACCTGAGCCGCCCCCGGTTACGGTGGAGACCCGCAACTTCGGCCCCCTGGTGGTGCAGCCGGAGCAGATTCTGGAATTCCGCCCGGGGCTTCTGGGCTTTGCGGATCATACCCGCTATGTCCTCATCGAACGCCCCCAGGATGCGCCTTTTCTCTGGTTGCAATCCGTGGAGCGGCCGGATCTGGCCTTTGTGGTGGTGGACCCGGTCCTTTTCTTTCCCCACTATCAGCCCGCCCGGCGGTCTCAGGTCCTCAAGGAAGTGGAAGCCCAGAGCCCCGACGAGGTGAAAGTCCTGGTGATTGTCACCATTCCCCCCGGACGGCCCCAGGAGATGACCGTCAATCTCATGGGGCCCCTGGTCATCAACCTCCGGACCCGCCGCGGCCGCCAAGTGGTGCTGGAGGACCAACGCTTGTCCCACCGCCAGCCGCTGCTGCCGGCATCCGAAACCTGA
- a CDS encoding succinylglutamate desuccinylase: protein MRSKMLVAVILAVVAAMFLASGAMAQKLLCVSKQELKGEETVASCLAKGERFAIVDQFGIVRILTPEEVELTKAFNPKAFQMRAFGLKYEKIAPKIAPLPVAPEQQ, encoded by the coding sequence ATGCGGTCGAAAATGCTGGTAGCTGTGATCCTGGCAGTGGTGGCGGCGATGTTCCTCGCCTCCGGCGCCATGGCCCAGAAACTGCTGTGCGTCTCCAAACAGGAACTTAAAGGCGAAGAAACGGTGGCCTCCTGCCTGGCCAAAGGTGAGCGTTTCGCCATCGTGGACCAGTTCGGCATCGTGCGCATCCTGACCCCGGAAGAGGTGGAACTGACCAAGGCCTTCAACCCCAAGGCGTTTCAGATGCGGGCTTTCGGCCTCAAGTATGAAAAGATTGCGCCGAAGATCGCCCCTCTGCCGGTGGCTCCCGAGCAGCAGTAG
- a CDS encoding ABC transporter ATP-binding protein encodes MNMLEIEDLWVHIDGREVLRGINLKIPVGETHILFGKNGSGKTSLLMTIMGFSRYQVVQGRILLNGEDITHLPPFERARRGVGMAFQRPPTIRGLKTLDLLRACAGGGQEVLALAQRYDFLPFLDREVNYGFSGGELKRSELMQLLAQDPSLVLLDEPESGVDLENLQVVGEIITQLLQKGRRRSHREKSGLIITHTGFILNYVNADVGYIMLEGRVLCAGNPRELLEDIKKFGYEECIRCRR; translated from the coding sequence ATGAACATGCTGGAAATCGAAGACCTCTGGGTTCATATTGACGGCCGGGAAGTCCTCCGGGGCATCAATCTGAAAATCCCCGTGGGCGAGACCCATATCCTGTTCGGCAAAAACGGCTCCGGCAAGACCTCCCTGCTCATGACCATCATGGGCTTCAGCCGCTACCAGGTGGTGCAGGGGCGCATCCTGCTCAACGGAGAGGACATCACTCATTTGCCCCCCTTCGAGCGGGCCCGCCGGGGGGTGGGCATGGCCTTCCAGCGTCCCCCCACCATCCGGGGCCTCAAGACCCTGGACCTATTGAGAGCCTGCGCCGGCGGCGGCCAGGAGGTCCTGGCCCTGGCCCAGCGCTACGACTTTCTGCCCTTCCTGGACCGGGAGGTGAATTACGGCTTTTCCGGCGGCGAGCTCAAGCGCTCAGAGCTCATGCAGCTCTTGGCCCAGGACCCTTCCCTGGTTCTCCTGGATGAGCCGGAATCCGGGGTGGACCTGGAAAATCTTCAGGTGGTGGGGGAGATCATCACCCAGCTCCTGCAAAAAGGCCGGCGTCGTTCACACCGGGAGAAATCCGGCCTCATCATCACCCACACCGGCTTCATCCTCAACTATGTCAATGCGGATGTGGGTTACATCATGCTGGAGGGCCGGGTCCTGTGCGCCGGCAACCCCCGGGAGCTCCTGGAGGACATCAAGAAATTCGGCTACGAGGAGTGCATCCGATGTCGGAGGTGA